A single window of Silurus meridionalis isolate SWU-2019-XX chromosome 11, ASM1480568v1, whole genome shotgun sequence DNA harbors:
- the sigmar1 gene encoding sigma non-opioid intracellular receptor 1: MMFVSRRLLKLVVVVGVLVLGVQYLQYWLANKQYVFSKEEVAKLAKQYAGQDHEQAFSKIVVELRKRYPGHILPDEDLQWVFVNAGGWMGSMCLLHASLTEYVLLFGTAIDTSGHSGRYWAEISDTVISGTFRQWKEGSTKSETYYPGDTIVHSVGEATSVQWTTGTWMVEYGRGFIPSTLSFALADTVFSTQDFVTLFYTFRVYMKCLLLEANTFLTESGIF, from the exons ATGATGTTTGTAAGTAGAAGACTGCTGAAACTCGTGGTGGTGGTCGGAGTGCTGGTGTTAGGAGTACAGTATTTACAGTACTGGTTAGCCAATAAACAATACGTGTTCAGTAAAGAGGAAGTCGCCAAGCTGGCCAAACAATACGCAG GTCAGGATCATGAGCAGGCCTTCTCTAAAATAGTGGTGGAGTTGAGGAAGCGCTACCCGGGCCACATCCTGCCTGACGAGGACCTGCAGTGGGTGTTTGTGAATGCAGGGGGTTGGATGGGCTCCATGTGTTTGCTCCACGCCTCGCTTACGGAGTACGTGCTGCTCTTCGGGACCGCCATCGACACGAGCGGACACTCGG gACGATATTGGGCTGAGATATCAGACACCGTCATTTCCGGGACTTTCAGGCAATGGAAAGAAGGATCGACTAAAAGTGAGACTTACTACCCAG GTGACACGATCGTGCACTCGGTGGGCGAGGCGACCTCGGTGCAGTGGACTACAGGGACCTGGATGGTGGAATACGGCCGAGGGTTCATTCCGTCCACGCTGAGTTTCGCTCTGGCAGACACGGTGTTCAGCACGCAGGACTTCGTAACGCTCTTCTACACCTTCCGAGTCTACATGAAGTGTCTGCTCCTGGAGGCCAACACGTTCCTAACCGAATCTGGCATCTTCTAG
- the katnal2 gene encoding katanin p60 ATPase-containing subunit A-like 2 isoform X1, whose translation MRMMFRQTPGLFGNTMELSYLAIKTANQAREADELRTETRRRNLLILIYHHLMEEGYVDAASALDHETHFGLRRFVVCDNVDLETVLMEYESFYFIKFNKYPKLTKKLQEQGENRHVRSSRKKRTSSVTQTLPRIPCAQRPQSGNGIKKQDSKTPVKDWKDLTKSGTENGESYLPESSEFGLNVSPIIRNKAGDGTQLKKGPLVDYKGLIQDAIKGDINETVNDASSNPDPTERLLKPVTAFCGMNSEMKELAAVISRDIYLHNPNVHWDDIIGLEAAKRLVKEAVVYPIKYPQLFTGILSPWKGLLLYGPPGTGKTMLAKAVATECNTTFFNISASSIVSKWRGDSEKLVRVLFELARFHAPSTIFLDELESVMGQRGVGPGGEHEGSRRMKTELLVQMDGLARSEDLVFVLAASNLPWELDHAMLRRLEKRILVGLPSCSARKSMINHWLPPISNTGGVELRTELAYDKLAEETDGYSGSDIRLVCKESAMRPVRKIFDTLENHTEGHSQMPLIKLETVTTADFLQVIAHTKPSAKNLTDRFSAWEREYESV comes from the exons ATGCGCATGATGTTCAGGCAGACACCAGGTCTGTTCGGAAATACAATGGAGTTGTCCTATCTAGCTATCAAAACTGCAAACCAAGCAAGAGAAGCA GATGAATTACGAACAGAGACCAGAAGAAGAAATCTACTCATATTAATTTATCATCATTTAATGGAAGAAGG GTATGTGGATGCCGCAAGTGCACTGGACCATGAGACCCATTTTGGGTTGCGCAGGTTCGTAGTGTGCGACAACGTTGACTTGGAGACGGTTCTCATGGAGTATGAaagcttttatttcattaagtTTAACAAATATCCCAAGCTAACCAAGAAACTGCAAGAACAAG GTGAGAACAGACATGTTAGAAGCTCCAGGAAGAAGAG GACATCGAGTGTAACGCAAACGCTGCCCAGAATTCCATGTGCTCAGCGTCCACAGTCCGGGAACGGGATTAAAAAACAAGATTCTAAGACACCAGTAAAGGATTGGAAGGATTTGACGAAGTCTGGCACT GAGAACGGAGAATCGTATCTGCCAGAGAGCAGTGAGTTCGGCCTGAATGTGTCACCCATCATTAGGAACAAAGCTGGCGACGGAACGCAGCTCAAGAAG GGTCCACTGGTGGACTACAAGGGTCTTATTCAGGATGCTATTAAAGGAGATATCAATGAAACAGTAAATGACGCGTCCAGCAATCCGGATCCCACG GAACGGCTGCTCAAACCGGTCACTGCCTTTTGTGGAATGAACAGCGAGATGAAGGAGCTAGCGGCCGTTATTAGCAGA GATATCTATTTACACAACCCCAACGTGCACTGGGACGACATTATCGGCCTGGAGGCTGCCAAGCGATTAGTCAAAGAAGCTGTCGTCTACCCCATTAAG TACCCTCAGCTGTTCACAGGAATTCTCTCACCATGGAAAGGTCTGCTGCTTTATGGGCCTCCAG GCACGGGAAAGACGATGCTGGCCAAAGCAGTAGCTACAGAATGCAACACGACGTTCTTTAACATCTCTGCATCCAGCATCGTAAGCAAATGGAGAGGAGATTCAGAGAAGTTGGTTCGG GTTTTGTTTGAGTTGGCGAGATTTCACGCCCCATCCACTATATTTCTGGACGAGCTGGAGTCAGTGATGGGACAGAGAGGTGTTGGACCAGG AGGTGAGCATGAAGGCAGCAGGAGGATGAAGACAGAGCTCCTGGTTCAGATGGACGGCTTGGCACGCTCTGAAGACCTAGTGTTTGTTCTGGCTGCCTCGAATCTACCCTG GGAGCTGGACCATGCAATGCTGAGAAGGCTGGAGAAGAGGATACTTGTAGGACTTCCCTCCTGTTCAGCCAGAAAGTCGATGATCAATCACTGGCTTCCTCCAATCAGCAATACAGGAGGGGTTGAGCTTCGGACTGAGCTAGCCTATGATAAGCTTGCAGAG GAAACAGACGGTTACTCCGGCTCAGATATCCGGCTGGTCTGTAAGGAATCGGCGATGAGACCAGTGAGAAAGATTTTCGACACCCTGGAAAATCACACTGAGG GTCACAGCCAAATGCCGCTTATTAAACTAGAAACAGTGACTACGGCTGATTTCCTGCAGGTCATCGCTCACACCAAACCATCAGCCAAGAACCTGACAGACAGATTCTCCGCCTGGGAGAGAGAGTACGAGTCTGTCTGA
- the katnal2 gene encoding katanin p60 ATPase-containing subunit A-like 2 isoform X2 yields MRMMFRQTPGLFGNTMELSYLAIKTANQAREADELRTETRRRNLLILIYHHLMEEGYVDAASALDHETHFGLRRFVVCDNVDLETVLMEYESFYFIKFNKYPKLTKKLQEQGENRHVRSSRKKRTSSVTQTLPRIPCAQRPQSGNGIKKQDSKTPVKDWKDLTKSGTNGESYLPESSEFGLNVSPIIRNKAGDGTQLKKGPLVDYKGLIQDAIKGDINETVNDASSNPDPTERLLKPVTAFCGMNSEMKELAAVISRDIYLHNPNVHWDDIIGLEAAKRLVKEAVVYPIKYPQLFTGILSPWKGLLLYGPPGTGKTMLAKAVATECNTTFFNISASSIVSKWRGDSEKLVRVLFELARFHAPSTIFLDELESVMGQRGVGPGGEHEGSRRMKTELLVQMDGLARSEDLVFVLAASNLPWELDHAMLRRLEKRILVGLPSCSARKSMINHWLPPISNTGGVELRTELAYDKLAEETDGYSGSDIRLVCKESAMRPVRKIFDTLENHTEGHSQMPLIKLETVTTADFLQVIAHTKPSAKNLTDRFSAWEREYESV; encoded by the exons ATGCGCATGATGTTCAGGCAGACACCAGGTCTGTTCGGAAATACAATGGAGTTGTCCTATCTAGCTATCAAAACTGCAAACCAAGCAAGAGAAGCA GATGAATTACGAACAGAGACCAGAAGAAGAAATCTACTCATATTAATTTATCATCATTTAATGGAAGAAGG GTATGTGGATGCCGCAAGTGCACTGGACCATGAGACCCATTTTGGGTTGCGCAGGTTCGTAGTGTGCGACAACGTTGACTTGGAGACGGTTCTCATGGAGTATGAaagcttttatttcattaagtTTAACAAATATCCCAAGCTAACCAAGAAACTGCAAGAACAAG GTGAGAACAGACATGTTAGAAGCTCCAGGAAGAAGAG GACATCGAGTGTAACGCAAACGCTGCCCAGAATTCCATGTGCTCAGCGTCCACAGTCCGGGAACGGGATTAAAAAACAAGATTCTAAGACACCAGTAAAGGATTGGAAGGATTTGACGAAGTCTGGCACT AACGGAGAATCGTATCTGCCAGAGAGCAGTGAGTTCGGCCTGAATGTGTCACCCATCATTAGGAACAAAGCTGGCGACGGAACGCAGCTCAAGAAG GGTCCACTGGTGGACTACAAGGGTCTTATTCAGGATGCTATTAAAGGAGATATCAATGAAACAGTAAATGACGCGTCCAGCAATCCGGATCCCACG GAACGGCTGCTCAAACCGGTCACTGCCTTTTGTGGAATGAACAGCGAGATGAAGGAGCTAGCGGCCGTTATTAGCAGA GATATCTATTTACACAACCCCAACGTGCACTGGGACGACATTATCGGCCTGGAGGCTGCCAAGCGATTAGTCAAAGAAGCTGTCGTCTACCCCATTAAG TACCCTCAGCTGTTCACAGGAATTCTCTCACCATGGAAAGGTCTGCTGCTTTATGGGCCTCCAG GCACGGGAAAGACGATGCTGGCCAAAGCAGTAGCTACAGAATGCAACACGACGTTCTTTAACATCTCTGCATCCAGCATCGTAAGCAAATGGAGAGGAGATTCAGAGAAGTTGGTTCGG GTTTTGTTTGAGTTGGCGAGATTTCACGCCCCATCCACTATATTTCTGGACGAGCTGGAGTCAGTGATGGGACAGAGAGGTGTTGGACCAGG AGGTGAGCATGAAGGCAGCAGGAGGATGAAGACAGAGCTCCTGGTTCAGATGGACGGCTTGGCACGCTCTGAAGACCTAGTGTTTGTTCTGGCTGCCTCGAATCTACCCTG GGAGCTGGACCATGCAATGCTGAGAAGGCTGGAGAAGAGGATACTTGTAGGACTTCCCTCCTGTTCAGCCAGAAAGTCGATGATCAATCACTGGCTTCCTCCAATCAGCAATACAGGAGGGGTTGAGCTTCGGACTGAGCTAGCCTATGATAAGCTTGCAGAG GAAACAGACGGTTACTCCGGCTCAGATATCCGGCTGGTCTGTAAGGAATCGGCGATGAGACCAGTGAGAAAGATTTTCGACACCCTGGAAAATCACACTGAGG GTCACAGCCAAATGCCGCTTATTAAACTAGAAACAGTGACTACGGCTGATTTCCTGCAGGTCATCGCTCACACCAAACCATCAGCCAAGAACCTGACAGACAGATTCTCCGCCTGGGAGAGAGAGTACGAGTCTGTCTGA